A stretch of the Bacteroidales bacterium genome encodes the following:
- a CDS encoding KAP family NTPase — translation MKNDTLNRQGVAKIIIEKTQNTTNPDSSFAIGISSEWGTGKTSFLNLIERGLNDKNRIIIHFNPWLNSDDNTVVKPFFDELSGKLKKYNRELSNELLTYSKMLNEIGPIETSILSKVFPALFKNTNDLRQQFESINKAILSSGLQIVIFIDDLDRLYEKEIVEVLRLIRNSASFANTVFIVAYDRNYLISALRKVNEYHPNFYLEKIFQIEITLPKFYYFAIVNRLKELLIPHMEECDKERLENILNNTAFNHISRGNYFRYSLLENLRDVNRFVNSFLISYEALKGEIVLVDLLNIELLRIKFLGVYMLLANDYNFYLTTKGGQSRNNYLTLKKEKIGDKEKEKTLLEEYLEKSYEEVGIPENQIVDALKYVNVVFPDYDIYSVSLQLTSIANPVGIDRYFFYSLLNSNLSEIEFSHYRNEPCNVFLIKIQEWIRRGLQNEVARRLERIEHYLNKDDYEKILKAIFYYASSPTDSGSDCFGFDGDNLIMKLNYNNVKLFYPEKENYVDFVKQLFLKQDAPFLFVSNFIKHIFSRNVSEWNFILSKDFLKQQKIEYFKTYADSISKFDKYLFWLFHDCNYKEWVTNDSRTYNSEEVESEEAKNIFIKCASRIPKSFIKNIISKKPLSGDEPLFSILNLVVKIWGSWDAFESFIFSLNEEEVEELGEFKLFYLKCKEVNFGHYVEFDFKDIDLADALLFNG, via the coding sequence TTGAAAAACGACACTTTAAATCGTCAGGGGGTAGCAAAAATAATAATTGAAAAAACACAAAATACGACAAATCCGGATTCTTCTTTTGCAATAGGGATTTCTTCAGAATGGGGGACAGGGAAGACCTCATTTTTGAATTTAATAGAACGCGGGTTAAATGATAAAAATCGAATTATTATACATTTCAATCCGTGGCTCAATAGTGATGACAACACTGTTGTGAAGCCTTTTTTTGACGAATTAAGTGGAAAACTCAAAAAATATAATAGAGAGCTATCTAATGAATTATTGACGTACTCGAAAATGTTAAACGAAATAGGTCCCATAGAGACATCTATATTATCTAAAGTATTTCCCGCTTTATTCAAAAATACGAATGATTTACGTCAACAGTTTGAATCTATCAATAAGGCAATATTGTCATCAGGTTTGCAGATTGTCATTTTTATTGATGATTTGGATCGTCTATATGAAAAGGAAATAGTAGAGGTACTGAGATTAATACGGAATAGTGCAAGCTTTGCCAATACTGTTTTTATTGTTGCTTATGACCGGAATTATCTTATTTCTGCATTAAGAAAAGTAAATGAATATCATCCTAATTTTTATCTTGAGAAAATTTTCCAAATAGAAATAACATTACCGAAATTTTATTATTTTGCAATTGTTAATAGATTAAAAGAATTGCTCATCCCGCACATGGAAGAATGTGATAAAGAAAGATTAGAGAATATACTTAATAATACAGCCTTCAACCATATATCTAGGGGAAATTATTTTAGATATTCTTTACTGGAAAATCTACGTGATGTCAATCGTTTTGTTAATTCGTTTTTAATATCATATGAAGCCCTTAAGGGAGAGATTGTCCTCGTTGATTTACTAAATATAGAGCTTTTAAGAATTAAATTTCTTGGCGTATATATGCTATTAGCTAATGATTACAATTTTTATTTGACGACAAAAGGCGGTCAAAGTAGGAATAATTATTTGACTTTAAAAAAGGAAAAGATAGGCGATAAAGAAAAAGAAAAAACACTCTTGGAAGAGTATTTAGAAAAGAGTTATGAAGAGGTGGGAATTCCCGAAAATCAAATAGTAGATGCTCTAAAATATGTAAATGTTGTCTTCCCTGACTATGATATTTATTCGGTCAGTTTACAACTGACATCTATTGCAAACCCAGTGGGTATTGACAGGTATTTTTTTTATAGTTTATTAAATTCAAATTTGTCTGAAATAGAATTTTCTCATTACAGAAACGAGCCGTGTAACGTATTTTTGATTAAAATACAAGAGTGGATCAGGAGGGGGTTGCAAAATGAAGTGGCAAGGAGATTAGAGCGAATAGAACACTATCTTAATAAAGACGATTACGAAAAGATTCTCAAAGCAATTTTTTATTATGCATCTTCACCAACCGATAGTGGTAGTGATTGTTTTGGTTTTGATGGGGATAATTTAATTATGAAATTAAATTATAACAATGTTAAGCTTTTTTATCCCGAAAAGGAGAATTATGTGGATTTTGTGAAACAATTATTTCTAAAACAAGATGCGCCATTTTTATTCGTGTCTAATTTTATAAAGCATATTTTTTCGCGTAATGTGTCAGAATGGAATTTTATTTTGTCAAAAGATTTCTTAAAACAACAGAAAATTGAATATTTCAAAACCTATGCTGACTCTATTAGTAAATTCGACAAGTATTTATTTTGGTTATTTCATGATTGTAACTATAAAGAATGGGTAACAAATGATAGTCGTACGTACAATAGTGAAGAAGTTGAATCAGAAGAAGCTAAAAATATTTTCATAAAATGTGCTTCACGAATACCTAAAAGTTTTATTAAAAATATTATTTCAAAAAAACCACTTTCAGGTGATGAGCCATTGTTTTCAATATTAAATCTTGTTGTTAAAATATGGGGGAGTTGGGATGCTTTCGAATCTTTTATCTTTTCATTAAATGAAGAAGAAGTAGAGGAGTTGGGGGAATTTAAATTATTTTATTTAAAGTGCAAAGAAGTTAATTTTGGTCACTATGTGGAGTTTGACTTTAAGGATATTGATTTAGCTGATGCTTTACTGTTTAATGGATAA